A stretch of the Lactuca sativa cultivar Salinas chromosome 9, Lsat_Salinas_v11, whole genome shotgun sequence genome encodes the following:
- the LOC111895547 gene encoding probable protein phosphatase 2C 66 isoform X1 → MGACYSTTGNTRRHKKQDEGDEDDDGWWKSKRGSKINRTSADFKFVFGGSVEERLLHHVPGRLFGNGSCSIASLHTQQGKKGTNQDAMIVWEKFNSNSDAVFCGVFDGHGPYGHMVAKKVRDSLPVLLSTQWMDTNTNITNTNQISDNENMNTNESIPEEELFEEYWCEQSDVEEKETIPEKYLPLKKSILKSFKLIDKELKNHPSIDCFCSGTTAVTMIKQGQDLVIGNVGDSRAVLATRDEHNSLVPVQLTVDLKPNLPREAARIHQFKGRVFALQDEPDVSRVWLPNSDSPGLAMARAFGDFCLKDFGLISVPDIFYHRITERDEFVILATDGVWDVLSNKEAVEIVGAAPSRSTAARALVDCATRSWKLKYPTSKTDDCAAVCLFLHQNPKTVAKKTDTDEAEVETVVDCSEIVVVDNEKVVEKSVVGRSQRSLAECISTSEDEEWSALEGVTRVNSLLSIPRFLSIDKRSASWRKSGSKI, encoded by the exons ATGGGTGCTTGTTATTCAACAACAGGCAACACCCGGAGACATAAAAAACAAGATGAAggcgatgaagatgatgatggatGGTGGAAATCGAAGCGTGGTAGTAAGATTAATCGAACATCCGCCGATTTTAAGTTCGTGTTCGGCGGCAGTGTGGAGGAACGACTGCTCCACCATGTTCCTGGTAGGCTTTTCGGTAATGGCTCCTGCAGTATCGCCAGTTTGCATACGCAACAGGGCAAGAAAGGCACCAATCAAGACGCCATGATCGTTTGGGAG AAATTCAACTCAAATAGTGATGCAGTCTTCTGTGGAGTATTTGATGGACATGGGCCTTATGGTCATATGGTTGCTAAGAAAGTTCGTGACTCACTTCCTGTTCTCTTATCCACTCAATGGATGGATACCAATACCAATATCACTAACACCAATCAAATTTCTGATAATGAGAACATGAATACCAATGAAAGCATACCTGAAGAGGAACTATTTGAAGAATATTGGTGTGAACAATCAGATGTTGAAGAAAAAGAAACAATCCCAGAAAAGTATTTGCCCCTTAAAAAGTCTATACTCAAATCTTTCAAGTTAATTGACAAAGAACTCAAGAACCATCCATCTATTGACTGTTTCTGCAGTGGAACAACTGCTGTTACTATGATCAAGCAG GGTCAGGATCTTGTAATTGGAAATGTTGGTGACTCAAGAGCAGTGTTAGCAACTAGAGATGAACACAATTCATTAGTTCCAGtccagttgaccgttgacttgaaaCCTAATCTCCCAA GGGAAGCAGCTAGGATCCATCAGTTTAAAGGAAGGGTGTTTGCATTGCAAGATGAGCCAGATGTTTCACGTGTATGGCTACCAAATAGTGACTCCCCTGGTTTAGCAATGGCTAGAGCCTTCGGGGATTTCTGTTTAAAAGACTTCGGTTTAATTTCAGTCCCTGACATTTTTTATCACCGGATTACCGAAAGAGACGAATTTGTGATCCTTGCAACTGATGGT GTATGGGATGTGCTATCGAATAAGGAAGCTGTAGAGATTGTGGGTGCAGCTCCTAGCCGGTCAACTGCAGCCAGAGCACTTGTTGACTGTGCCACAAGATCATGGAAGCTCAAATACCCAACTTCTAAAACCGATGATTGTGCTGCTGTTTGCTTATTTCTTCACCAAAATCCCAAAACTGTTGCAAAAAAAACAGATACTGATGAAGCTGAAGTTGAAACTGTTGTTGATTGTAGTGAGATTGTGGTTGTTGATAATGAAAAGGTGGTTGAAAAGAGTGTTGTAGGAAGGTCGCAAAGGAGCCTGGCTGAATGCATATCCACATCAGAAGATGAAGAATGGTCAGCTCTTGAAGGTGTGACACGTGTCAATAGTTTGCTCAGTATTCCCAGATTTTTGTCAATTGATAAAAGATCGGCAAGTTGGAGGAAATCTGGTTCCAAGATTTGA
- the LOC111895547 gene encoding probable protein phosphatase 2C 66 isoform X2: protein MIVWEKFNSNSDAVFCGVFDGHGPYGHMVAKKVRDSLPVLLSTQWMDTNTNITNTNQISDNENMNTNESIPEEELFEEYWCEQSDVEEKETIPEKYLPLKKSILKSFKLIDKELKNHPSIDCFCSGTTAVTMIKQGQDLVIGNVGDSRAVLATRDEHNSLVPVQLTVDLKPNLPREAARIHQFKGRVFALQDEPDVSRVWLPNSDSPGLAMARAFGDFCLKDFGLISVPDIFYHRITERDEFVILATDGVWDVLSNKEAVEIVGAAPSRSTAARALVDCATRSWKLKYPTSKTDDCAAVCLFLHQNPKTVAKKTDTDEAEVETVVDCSEIVVVDNEKVVEKSVVGRSQRSLAECISTSEDEEWSALEGVTRVNSLLSIPRFLSIDKRSASWRKSGSKI, encoded by the exons ATGATCGTTTGGGAG AAATTCAACTCAAATAGTGATGCAGTCTTCTGTGGAGTATTTGATGGACATGGGCCTTATGGTCATATGGTTGCTAAGAAAGTTCGTGACTCACTTCCTGTTCTCTTATCCACTCAATGGATGGATACCAATACCAATATCACTAACACCAATCAAATTTCTGATAATGAGAACATGAATACCAATGAAAGCATACCTGAAGAGGAACTATTTGAAGAATATTGGTGTGAACAATCAGATGTTGAAGAAAAAGAAACAATCCCAGAAAAGTATTTGCCCCTTAAAAAGTCTATACTCAAATCTTTCAAGTTAATTGACAAAGAACTCAAGAACCATCCATCTATTGACTGTTTCTGCAGTGGAACAACTGCTGTTACTATGATCAAGCAG GGTCAGGATCTTGTAATTGGAAATGTTGGTGACTCAAGAGCAGTGTTAGCAACTAGAGATGAACACAATTCATTAGTTCCAGtccagttgaccgttgacttgaaaCCTAATCTCCCAA GGGAAGCAGCTAGGATCCATCAGTTTAAAGGAAGGGTGTTTGCATTGCAAGATGAGCCAGATGTTTCACGTGTATGGCTACCAAATAGTGACTCCCCTGGTTTAGCAATGGCTAGAGCCTTCGGGGATTTCTGTTTAAAAGACTTCGGTTTAATTTCAGTCCCTGACATTTTTTATCACCGGATTACCGAAAGAGACGAATTTGTGATCCTTGCAACTGATGGT GTATGGGATGTGCTATCGAATAAGGAAGCTGTAGAGATTGTGGGTGCAGCTCCTAGCCGGTCAACTGCAGCCAGAGCACTTGTTGACTGTGCCACAAGATCATGGAAGCTCAAATACCCAACTTCTAAAACCGATGATTGTGCTGCTGTTTGCTTATTTCTTCACCAAAATCCCAAAACTGTTGCAAAAAAAACAGATACTGATGAAGCTGAAGTTGAAACTGTTGTTGATTGTAGTGAGATTGTGGTTGTTGATAATGAAAAGGTGGTTGAAAAGAGTGTTGTAGGAAGGTCGCAAAGGAGCCTGGCTGAATGCATATCCACATCAGAAGATGAAGAATGGTCAGCTCTTGAAGGTGTGACACGTGTCAATAGTTTGCTCAGTATTCCCAGATTTTTGTCAATTGATAAAAGATCGGCAAGTTGGAGGAAATCTGGTTCCAAGATTTGA